The following coding sequences are from one Paenarthrobacter ureafaciens window:
- the rnpA gene encoding ribonuclease P protein component, protein MLATPNRLRTSTDFSTTVRSGVRNGRRNLVLYTAPIGAGEPSRIGFIVSKAVGNAVTRNLVKRRLREAGALSLQTHGTGLAVVVRALPAAATASWEQLLNDYNAALAVTTKRLGGSAPRNASQDRNGTTTEGTPRASP, encoded by the coding sequence GTGCTAGCCACCCCAAACCGCCTTCGGACGTCTACCGACTTTTCAACAACTGTACGTTCCGGCGTCCGTAATGGACGCCGGAACTTAGTGTTATATACGGCTCCTATCGGGGCCGGGGAGCCGAGTCGTATCGGCTTCATTGTCTCCAAAGCCGTCGGGAACGCCGTGACCAGGAACCTCGTTAAGAGGAGACTGAGAGAAGCAGGCGCGCTGTCCTTGCAAACGCATGGAACGGGCCTGGCGGTCGTAGTCCGTGCACTGCCGGCAGCTGCAACCGCCAGCTGGGAGCAGTTGCTGAATGATTACAACGCCGCATTGGCAGTGACGACGAAGCGATTGGGTGGCTCAGCTCCACGCAACGCTTCGCAGGACCGCAACGGCACCACTACGGAAGGGACACCGCGTGCATCACCATAG
- the rpmH gene encoding 50S ribosomal protein L34, giving the protein MSKRTFQPNNRRRAKKHGFRLRMRTRAGRAILAARRGKGRVELSA; this is encoded by the coding sequence GTGAGCAAGCGGACTTTTCAGCCGAATAACCGCCGTCGGGCCAAGAAGCACGGCTTCCGCCTTCGTATGCGCACCCGTGCCGGCCGCGCCATCCTGGCTGCCCGTCGCGGCAAGGGCCGCGTCGAGCTGTCGGCTTAA
- the dnaA gene encoding chromosomal replication initiator protein DnaA has product MTVDEANHANTVGSSWRRVLSLLEQDDRVSPRQRGFVILAQAQGLIGSTLLVAVPNELTREVLQTQVKDALDDALRNVFSDDIRCAIDVDTDLVPVHEEPEPAVELSPVPDLAAEPKPQPTPPSTSHEFGRLNPKYIFDTFVIGSSNRFAHAAAVAVAEAPAKAYNPLFIYGDSGLGKTHLLHAIGHYARRLYSGIRVRYVNSEEFTNDFINSIRDDEGTSFKTTYRNVDVLLIDDIQFLAGKDRTQEEFFHTFNALHNANKQVVITSDQPPKMLAGFEDRMTSRFEWGLLTDIQPPELETRIAILRKKGLSEGLSAPDDALEYIASKISSNIRELEGALIRVTAFASLNRQPVDVALAEMVLKDLITDDGAQEITAKQILDQTADYFKLSMEELCSKSRTRTLVTARQIAMYLCRELTDMSLPKIGQELGGRDHTTVIHADRKIRELMAERRVIYNQVTELTNRIKQQQRDS; this is encoded by the coding sequence ATGACAGTAGACGAAGCCAACCACGCCAATACTGTCGGAAGTTCCTGGCGCCGGGTGCTGAGCCTGCTGGAACAAGATGACCGGGTATCTCCCCGACAGCGCGGTTTCGTCATCCTCGCCCAGGCCCAGGGCCTGATCGGTTCCACCCTGTTGGTGGCCGTTCCCAACGAGCTCACCCGCGAAGTCCTTCAGACGCAGGTCAAGGACGCTCTGGATGATGCCCTGCGCAATGTCTTCTCCGATGACATCCGCTGCGCGATCGACGTTGATACCGATCTGGTGCCGGTCCACGAGGAGCCGGAACCCGCCGTCGAGCTTTCCCCTGTCCCGGACCTGGCCGCGGAGCCGAAGCCGCAGCCGACTCCTCCCAGCACCTCCCATGAATTCGGACGCCTGAACCCGAAGTACATTTTCGATACTTTCGTGATCGGTTCATCCAACCGCTTTGCCCATGCGGCAGCCGTTGCCGTAGCCGAAGCGCCCGCGAAGGCCTATAACCCGCTCTTCATCTATGGAGACTCGGGCCTGGGCAAGACCCACCTGCTGCACGCCATCGGCCACTATGCCCGGCGCCTCTACAGCGGCATCCGCGTCCGCTACGTCAACTCCGAAGAGTTCACCAACGACTTCATCAACTCCATCCGTGATGATGAAGGCACCAGCTTCAAGACCACGTACCGGAACGTGGATGTGCTGCTGATCGATGACATCCAGTTCCTGGCCGGCAAGGACCGTACGCAGGAAGAGTTCTTCCACACGTTCAACGCCCTGCACAACGCCAACAAGCAGGTGGTCATCACCTCGGACCAGCCGCCCAAGATGCTGGCAGGGTTCGAAGACCGGATGACTTCACGGTTTGAATGGGGTCTCCTCACGGACATCCAGCCGCCTGAACTCGAAACACGCATCGCCATCCTCCGCAAGAAGGGCCTGAGCGAGGGTCTTTCAGCGCCGGACGATGCCTTGGAGTACATCGCGTCCAAGATTTCCAGCAACATCCGTGAGCTCGAAGGTGCGCTCATCCGCGTTACCGCCTTCGCCAGCCTGAACCGGCAGCCGGTGGATGTGGCATTGGCTGAGATGGTCCTCAAGGACCTGATCACTGACGACGGCGCCCAGGAAATCACTGCGAAGCAGATCCTCGACCAGACAGCTGACTACTTCAAACTCAGCATGGAAGAGCTCTGCAGCAAGTCCCGGACCCGCACACTGGTGACGGCCCGGCAGATCGCCATGTACCTCTGCCGTGAGCTGACAGACATGTCCCTGCCCAAGATCGGACAGGAACTGGGCGGACGCGACCACACCACCGTCATCCACGCCGATCGCAAGATTCGCGAACTGATGGCCGAGCGCCGTGTGATTTACAACCAGGTCACCGAGCTGACCAACCGCATCAAGCAGCAGCAGCGCGACTCCTGA
- the dnaN gene encoding DNA polymerase III subunit beta produces MKFRVDRDVLAEAVTWTARSLSPRPPVPVLSGLLLKAEAGTVSLSSFDYETSARLEIPADITTEGTILVSGRLLADICRSLPSAPVEVETDGSKVTLTCRRSSFHLATMPESEYPALPALPAISGTLPGDSFAQAVSQVIIAASKDDTLPILTGVRMEIEDDMITLLATDRYRLAMREVPWKPVTPGISTSALVKSKTLNEVAKTLGGSGDINVALADDDSRLIGFESGGRTTTSLLVDGDYPKIRSLFPDSTPIHATVQTQELVEAVRRVSLVAERNTPVRLAFTQGLLNLDAGTGEDAQASEELEAQLSGDDITVAFNPHYLVEGLSVIETKYVRFSFTSAPKPAMITAQAEADGEDQDDYRYLVMPVRLPN; encoded by the coding sequence GTGAAGTTCAGAGTCGACCGCGACGTCCTGGCAGAAGCCGTTACGTGGACCGCGCGGTCGTTGTCTCCGCGGCCGCCGGTGCCTGTCCTCTCCGGCCTCCTCCTCAAAGCCGAGGCAGGAACCGTCAGCCTGTCCAGCTTTGACTACGAAACCTCGGCCCGCCTCGAGATTCCGGCTGACATCACCACAGAGGGCACCATCCTGGTGTCCGGTCGACTCTTGGCAGATATTTGTCGAAGCCTCCCCTCAGCTCCGGTGGAAGTGGAAACCGACGGCAGCAAGGTCACCCTCACGTGCCGTCGAAGCAGCTTCCACCTGGCAACGATGCCCGAGTCCGAGTACCCGGCATTGCCTGCACTCCCTGCGATCAGCGGCACCTTGCCGGGTGATTCGTTCGCGCAGGCCGTCTCCCAGGTGATCATCGCTGCCAGCAAGGACGACACCCTGCCCATCCTCACCGGTGTCCGCATGGAGATCGAGGATGACATGATCACGCTTCTTGCCACTGACCGCTACAGGCTCGCCATGCGCGAAGTGCCCTGGAAACCCGTCACTCCGGGCATTTCCACCAGCGCCCTGGTCAAGTCCAAGACCCTGAACGAGGTGGCAAAGACCCTTGGCGGAAGCGGCGACATCAACGTTGCCCTGGCCGATGACGACAGCCGCCTCATTGGCTTCGAAAGCGGCGGCCGCACCACCACGTCCTTGTTGGTTGACGGTGATTACCCGAAGATCCGCTCGCTTTTCCCGGATTCAACGCCGATCCATGCCACGGTCCAGACCCAGGAACTCGTGGAAGCCGTACGCCGAGTGTCCTTGGTTGCCGAACGCAACACACCGGTGCGCCTCGCCTTCACCCAAGGCCTGCTGAACCTGGATGCCGGCACCGGCGAAGACGCCCAGGCCTCCGAAGAACTCGAGGCACAACTTTCAGGCGACGACATCACGGTAGCCTTCAACCCGCACTACCTGGTTGAAGGCCTCAGCGTCATCGAAACGAAATACGTGCGCTTCTCCTTCACGTCAGCTCCCAAGCCCGCCATGATCACGGCGCAGGCAGAGGCCGATGGCGAGGACCAAGACGACTACCGCTACCTCGTGATGCCTGTCCGCCTTCCCAACTAG
- the recF gene encoding DNA replication/repair protein RecF (All proteins in this family for which functions are known are DNA-binding proteins that assist the filamentation of RecA onto DNA for the initiation of recombination or recombinational repair.), whose translation MYLEHLSLTDFRSYAQVDLKLGPGVTVLVGSNGIGKTNLMEAIGYLATLSSHRVSSDAPLLRFGTERAMIRARLVRGEQSSIIEVEINAGRANRGRINRGNPVRARDILGICQTVLFAPEDLALVKGDPSNRRRFLDELLVSLVPRHAATRSDYDRVLKQRNALLKSARTGKFTAGHEATLDVWDQHMARAGAQLLHARLELVERLRPHLNSAYAQLTDGSKIAGAVYRSTIQGVLDDDGGPAEQPTQGPPSGEELRQLSVDELTERYIQAFAVARKKELERGISLVGPHRDELELMLGQAPAKGYASHGETWSMCLSLRLASYYVMLDDARTGGTAPILILDDVFAELDVQRRRKLAAIVAGAEQVLVTAAVDADIPEELAGRRVTVVPGGIDGEG comes from the coding sequence GTGTATTTGGAACATCTCTCGCTCACGGATTTCCGCAGCTATGCACAGGTAGACCTCAAGCTCGGGCCGGGTGTCACCGTTCTGGTAGGGTCAAACGGCATCGGCAAGACCAACCTCATGGAAGCCATCGGGTACTTGGCAACCCTCAGCTCCCACCGTGTGAGCAGCGACGCCCCGCTGCTGAGGTTCGGCACCGAGCGTGCCATGATCCGCGCCCGCCTGGTCCGCGGCGAACAGTCAAGCATCATAGAAGTCGAAATCAATGCCGGCAGGGCCAACCGCGGACGCATCAACCGCGGAAATCCGGTACGGGCGAGGGACATCCTTGGCATTTGCCAAACAGTGCTCTTTGCCCCGGAAGACTTGGCTCTTGTCAAGGGAGACCCCTCCAACCGGCGGCGTTTCCTGGATGAGCTCCTGGTCAGCCTGGTCCCGCGGCATGCTGCCACACGCAGTGACTACGACCGCGTCCTCAAGCAGCGTAACGCCCTCCTGAAATCTGCCCGAACAGGAAAATTCACCGCGGGCCATGAGGCCACCCTTGACGTCTGGGACCAGCATATGGCCCGTGCCGGTGCACAGCTTCTGCACGCAAGGCTCGAGTTGGTGGAACGCCTCCGTCCGCACTTGAACAGCGCCTACGCGCAACTCACCGACGGTTCAAAGATCGCCGGCGCGGTTTACCGCTCAACCATCCAGGGCGTACTCGACGACGACGGCGGTCCGGCCGAGCAGCCCACGCAAGGCCCGCCGTCGGGCGAGGAACTCCGGCAGTTGTCCGTGGACGAACTCACCGAACGCTATATCCAGGCGTTTGCCGTAGCCCGCAAGAAGGAACTCGAACGCGGGATCTCGCTGGTTGGCCCGCATCGGGACGAGCTCGAGCTGATGCTCGGCCAGGCACCGGCCAAGGGGTACGCCTCGCACGGTGAGACGTGGTCCATGTGTTTGTCCCTGCGCTTGGCTTCCTACTACGTCATGCTCGATGACGCACGCACCGGCGGGACCGCGCCCATTCTCATTCTTGACGACGTCTTCGCCGAGTTGGACGTCCAGCGACGGCGTAAACTGGCAGCAATCGTGGCCGGCGCCGAACAGGTGCTCGTGACGGCCGCAGTCGACGCCGATATTCCGGAGGAGCTGGCCGGACGGCGCGTAACCGTTGTTCCGGGAGGCATCGATGGTGAAGGGTGA
- a CDS encoding DUF721 domain-containing protein codes for MVKGDADGLQPDRVPDQIDAAQAALNRMREAAAARGEVRQRAPRPGTTQKRTGLRGTKGFSQFHGSGRDPLGLGKVVGRLVAERGWTSPVAVGSVMAEWATLVGPDISAHCTPESFTDTTLHVRCDSTAWATQLRLLSSSLLELFRKELGEGVVTSIQVLGPSAPSWRKGGRSVNGRGPRDTYG; via the coding sequence ATGGTGAAGGGTGACGCTGACGGACTCCAACCCGACCGGGTTCCCGACCAGATCGACGCTGCCCAGGCGGCCCTGAACAGGATGCGCGAGGCGGCCGCGGCGCGAGGCGAAGTGCGTCAGCGGGCACCCCGGCCGGGGACGACTCAAAAACGAACCGGGCTCCGGGGAACCAAAGGGTTCTCGCAATTCCATGGAAGCGGCCGCGACCCCTTGGGATTGGGAAAAGTGGTTGGACGCCTGGTGGCCGAACGCGGCTGGACGTCACCCGTTGCCGTGGGCTCCGTCATGGCTGAATGGGCCACACTTGTGGGGCCGGACATCTCGGCGCACTGCACGCCTGAGAGCTTCACGGACACAACCCTCCATGTGCGCTGCGATTCAACCGCGTGGGCAACGCAGCTGCGCCTGCTGAGTTCGAGCTTGCTTGAGCTGTTCCGGAAGGAACTCGGTGAAGGCGTCGTCACCAGCATCCAGGTCCTCGGACCCTCGGCACCGAGCTGGCGGAAAGGCGGCCGCAGTGTCAACGGTCGCGGACCCCGGGACACATACGGCTGA